A genome region from Gossypium hirsutum isolate 1008001.06 chromosome A04, Gossypium_hirsutum_v2.1, whole genome shotgun sequence includes the following:
- the LOC107948003 gene encoding receptor-like protein 9DC3 — MLHCRPMLNTLEYLDLHSNKLNGLIDPIQEPNLVLFNLPFLDLSFNNLSGNIKSCMLVKLRNLSLLDLSHNNLLSLTSCNYGANSTLPMIIWFHFSSCNMQRFPSFLNASKYLQLLDLSNNQIHRSITKWEAEGWENLTTLNLFMNFLISVEKIPGKHLYFLELSSNSLPGPLPTPPQNLSFLLISNNELVGEIPSKICNLSFLSVLDLSKNKLGGTIPDCFGTFGNKLSMILRTLNLNGNQLEGSIPQSLKICFNLEVLDLGNNNINDTFPYWLDTLTNLEVLVLRSNRFHGGIQNFNRTFSFRNLQMIDLSRNEFTGHIPPELFENLKSMKDIQVDESGPEYIGGDYYQDSAIIKMKGSDFKLERFLTSFTVIDFSSNHFKGSIPKEVGELNSLIVLNFSHNRLAGNIPPSLGKMTALESLDLSSNKLQGKIPVQLTIPLANHFDTFSNDSFDGNSGLCGFPLSKKCGNNQELESSPSTVADDSETTLVWKIAAMGYGSGLVLGLSMGYIVFTTGKPHWLVKMIKRNPQERGRIHQNGRRKN, encoded by the exons atgttgcattgcaggccaatgctCAACACTTTGGAGTATCTAGATCTCCACTCTAACAAACTTAATGGTCTTATTGACCCAATCCAAGAGCCTAATCTTGTCCTCTTCAACCTTCCTTTCcttgacctttcatttaataacttGAGTGGTAATATCAAGTCATGCATGCTTGTGAAGCTTAGGAATCTAAGCTTGCTTGATCTTTCACATAACAACTTACTATCATTAACTAGCTGCAATTATGGTGCCAATTCTACACTACCCATGATAATTTGGTTTCATTTCTCTTCTTGCAACATGCAACGTTTCCCAAGCTTCTTGAATGCATCCAAGTACTTGCAACTTTTAGATCTTTCTAATAACCAAATTCATCGTTCTATTACAAAATGGGAAGCCGAAGGATGGGAGAACTTGACCACTTTGAACCTTTTTATGAACTTCTTGATTAGCGTTGAGAAAATTCCAGGGAAGCATCTGTATTTTTTGGAACTTAGCTCCAATTCACTTCCAGGACCACTTCCAACTCCACCACAGAATTTGAGTTTTTTATTAATCTCAAACAATGAGTTGGTTGGAGAAATCCCTTCCAAGATTTGCAATTTGAGTTTTCTTTCCGTACTTGACTTGTCTAAGAACAAGTTGGGTGGAACTATTCCAGATTGTTTTGGGACTTTTGGGAACAAGCTTTCAATGATTTTGAGAACACTTAATCTCAATGGTAACCAGCTTGAAGGATCAATTCCGCAGTCATTAAAGATCTGCTTCAATTTGGAAGTTTTAGATTTGGGCAACAACAACATAAATGATACATTTCCTTATTGGTTAGATACGCTTACTAATCTTGAAGTTCTTGTCCTTCGATCTAATAGATTCCATGGTggcattcaaaatttcaatagaaCATTTTCCTTCAGAAATCTTCAAATGATTGATCTCTCTCGAAATGAGTTCACTGGTCACATCCCACCCGAgctatttgaaaatttaaaatcaatgaAAGATATTCAGGTAGACGAAAGTGGTCCAGAGTACATTGGAGGAGATTATTATCAAGACTCTGCAATTATAAAAATGAAAGGGTCAGATTTCAAACTTGAGAGATTTTTAACTTCTTTCACAGTTATTGATTTTTCAAGCAACCATTTCAAGGGGTCGATTCCTAAAGAAGTTGGAGAACTTAACTCACTCATTGTGCTCAACTTCTCGCACAATAGATTAGCAGGTAATATCCCACCATCACTTGGAAAAATGACAGCACTTGAATCATTGGATCTCTCATCAAACAAGCTTCAAGGAAAAATCCCAGTGCAGTTAACT ATACCGTTAGCTAATCATTTTGATACTTTCTCAAATGATTCTTTCGATGGCAACTCCGGGTTATGTGGATTTCCATTGTCAAAGAAATGTGGCAACAATCAGGAACTAGAATCATCTCCATCAACAGTTGCGGACGACTCTGAAACAACACTTGTTTGGAAAATTGCAGCAATGGGTTATGGAAGTGGACTAGTGCTTGGATTGAGTATGGGATACATAGTTTTCACAACTGGGAAACCCCATTGGCTAGTGAAGATGATCAAGCGAAACCCACAAGAGAGAGGAAGGATCCATCAAAATGGAAGGAGAAAGAATTAG
- the LOC107948004 gene encoding uncharacterized protein yields MKEEETVKQYSDRIMAIVNNIRLLGEQFNEARIVEKVISTLPERYEVKISPLEDSRDLTSISLIELINALYAQEQRRASRQEEHQESAFQAKAKSTLSTSTYKDKNTWSNEPKADGARRYPPCPHCKRPRAEAQVVEEDNDQEEQVFAVSYSAAKGKATNGWLINSGCRNHMTPDADNFKSIDRSFKTNVKVGNGHFIKVEGKGDVLINIPTGTKLVTNVLLVPEIDRNLLSIAQLLEKGYSVVFKGKECLISDPSGSKLMTVAMIEKSFIVDWNKSPDSAYTAAADESKLCHKRISHANYMSMA; encoded by the exons atgaaggaagaagaaactgtcaAGCAGTATTCAGACAGAATTATGGCTATAGTAAACAACATAAGGCTCCTTGGTGAGCAGTTTAATGAAgcaaggatagtggagaaggtgaTCTCAACCTTGCCTGAAAGGTATGAGGTAAAGATATCACCCCTTGAAGACTCAAGAGACCTGACCAGCATCTCTTTAATAGAGCTGATCAATGCTCTATATGCACAAGAGCAAAGGAGAGCTAGCAGACAGGAAGAGCACCAAGAAAGTGCCTTTCAAGCCAAAGCCAAGTCTACTTTGAGCACCTCTACCTACAAAGACAAGAATACCTGGTCAAACGAGCCTAAAGCAGATGGTGCAAGAAGATATCCACCCTGCCCACACTGCAAAAGG CCAAGAGCTGAAGCTCAAGTAGTAGAAGAAGACAATGACCAAGAAGAACAAGTTTTTGCAGTTTCTTACTCAGCTGCAAAAGGAAAAGCCACAAATGGATGGTTGATAAATAGTGGTtgcagaaaccacatgaccccTGATGCTGACAATTTTAAGTCAATTGACAGAAGCTTCAAAACAAATGTGAAGGTCGGAAATGGACACTTCATCAAAGTTGAAGGCAAAGGAGATGTGCTGATAAACATTCCTACAGGTACTAAACTTGTTACAAATGTCTTGTTAGTgcctgaaattgatagaaatttgcTTAGCATTGCTCAACTGCTTGAGAAGGGCTATTCAGTTGTATTCAAAGGCAAAGAATGCCTGATTAGTGATCCTAGTGGATCCAAGCTCATGACAGTAGCTATGATAGAAAAAAGTTTTATTGTAGACTGGAATAAGAGTCCAGATAGTGCCTACACAGCTGCTGcagatgaatccaagctgtgTCACAAGAGGATTAGTCATGCCAACTACATGTCAATGGCTTAG